DNA from Thermodesulfobacteriota bacterium:
CCGGCGGGCTCTCATGACGGCCATGGACCGGTCTCTCCGCGGGCTCCCGGTGGCGACCGACATCATTGTCATGACTCCCGAGGAGTTCGAAACCGATCGCCGGATCCCGGGCACCCTGGCTCGACCGGCGGCCCGGGAGGGGCGGGTGCTGTATGAGCGCGCCTGACCCCGAGGTGCTCCGCAAGATTCAGCAGTGGGTCACGTTCGCAGACGAAGACCTCCGACTCGCCCGACTGGCCCTCACCCTC
Protein-coding regions in this window:
- a CDS encoding nucleotidyltransferase domain-containing protein, which gives rise to MDADVLTKTVARLVDEFHPERVILFGSQARGTADSRSDVDLLVVCRDPGDRRALMTAMDRSLRGLPVATDIIVMTPEEFETDRRIPGTLARPAAREGRVLYERA